GGACATCGGGCCGAATTTGAGGTATTTGCCGCCGCCCAGTCCTTCACCGACACTTTCCAGAGGGAACCCGGAAAAATAGCTCTCGATCTCTGCGACACCGTCGTCCGTTATGATCGTCACCGCTGTGCCGCCGGCGAAATCTATGCCCGGCGTAATCGGCATCCCGGTGATCGCCCAGTTTACGGCGAGCAGGCCGAGGGCCAGCAGAAGCACGATGAGAGGAACCGCCACCATCTGCTTCGGGGGATATTTATTGACATCATAGGTAGCAAAACCCATATCTACGTACTCTGCCGTATAGGGGATTAAATATTTGGATAACCTCTGTTGAACCGTTATTATCAGGAATTCCAGAAGATCAGATCGGCATTATTCAGGTTTTGGGTTGTTTTACGTTCCGGGGCCCGGAAGGATTGAGACGAAATAAAAACCTATTTATACTGTACTATTCTACACTCCGTCATGCGGTCCCCGGCCGATTTCAAGAAGGAGATTGAGGCCCGCCTGAAGAAATATCTCTCCCGGGACAGCACGGGTATTCGCCACGAGGTGCTTGCCTTCTTTGTCAGGATAAAGTCAGCGACGATACCTGAACGGTAGTGTTTCAGATCTTCTGTAATTCGTCTGAGCCCTGTCTCCTTGTTTGATCATTCCCCCTCCATCGTCAAATATCTTCTGCCGGTCACCCACTCCTCATTGATGTCCATCAGGATGGATCCTGCCAGCCTGAGGAGTGACTCTTCATTGGGAAAGGCCCCTACAACTTTGGTTCTCCGTTTCAGTTCCTTGTTGACTCTTTCCATCATGTTCGTCGTTCGGATCCGCTTTGCGTGCTCTTTCGGGAACGCCGTGTAACTCATAAGTCCCGGGATGAATCTCTCGATCGTATTGGCCGCTTTCCGATATCCTCGTTCGTTCAGATCATCTGCAAGCTGCTGAAGTCTTTCCTCGTCCCCATATGCCTCCTTCAAGGACTCAGCAACTTCTTTCTGATGTTTCCGTGGAATATTCTTTAAAACCGCCCGGGTGCAATGGACCGAGCACATCTGCCACGATGCGCCGAGGAAGGCGGCTTCCGCCGCCTTCTGGATCCCGGCATGACCATCTGAGACAACCATCTTGACACCCACCAATCCTCGTTCTTTGAGGTCTTCGAACAATCCCGACCAGAACATCTCATTTTCACAATCAGTGATTCTAGCTCCCAGGATTTCCCGGTAGCCATCCATTCGAACACCGGCGATCACCAGAAGAGCTTTGGTGATGTAGCGTGGTCCCTCTCTGACTTTGTAGTACGAAGCATCCACAAAGAGATAGGGAATCTCCTGTTCAATAGGCCTCTGAAGGAATGCATGGACCTGTTCATCGAGGTCCTTTGCTATCCTGGATACTGAAGCAGGAGAGAGTTGTTCGATGCCAAAATGAGCAACAATCTCCTGGATCCGGCGGGTTGAGACTCCCTGAAGGTAGGATTCAAAGATAGCATTCTCAAGAGCCTTCTCAACCCGGGAATAGCGTCCAAATACCTGTGTTTCGAAGGGGAACTCTCGGAATTGTGGTTTCTGGAGGATCGTTTCTCCATATCGGGTTTTTAGAGAGCGCTTCTTGTAGCCGTTTCGGTGAGCCTTCCGCGCATCGGTTCGTTCATACTGCTCGGCTCCCGCCTGGTGGAGGGCTTCGAGCAGCATCACCTGGTTGAGGAACCAGGTGATGAGGGTCTTCATGCCATTCTCATTATCGGAAAGATAATCTTCGATTAACGCTAAGGGATCCATGGCCCTGTTTCTCCTTTCTGCAAATCTAGGTTGGATTCAGGGCCAAATTATTTTTACAGAAAATTCGTTACACTATCACCTGAACTCTATACCCGGCTTTCCGAGACCTTTGCGATCAGTTACCACTCTGTGGCCTCGATGGTTGGTATCATCGCTTCGCGGATGGGCATCCTGCACGTGAAGAGAGATATGGACGGAGCAAATGCGGTCTATCAGATCAAGGAAGATTATGTGTGCATGGTCGCCCGTCTGCTCAAATGCGGCTGACTCGACGATCAGAACTATTTTACCTTTTCCGGCGTCCAGATATAAAGGATGATAAGGCCCCGGAGAGATTTCTCTTCTGAGAAGATCACGGTTTCAGACGATGTTATCACGTATATCGAAAAAAAGAACTCGGATTTCAGGGTTTCCACATCCTGCGGCGGCCCGATCCTCATGCCCGTCTCGTTGAAACCGCCGAAAAACACCGACGTGCAGATCAGGGCCGGGCGCCACCGCATCTATGTCTCGATGTACCAGGCGCCGTATCTCGATACGATCGACATGGCGCTTATTCCATTCTATGAGCATGACTGACCATGCCGTTTGAAGAACTGCCCCATCAGGCCGATGTCCGTGTGCGCGTCACGGCAGATTCCTGCGACGCTCTCTTTGCAGAGGCAGCCAGAGCAATGTTTTCTATCATGTACGTCGCCTGTGAGGAGGGCGGGATCGAGCGCCGGGTCTCGGTGAGCGCCCCCGACATGCCCCAGATGATGGTCGACTTCCTCTCAGAGCTGCTCTTTATCGCGGAGGTCGAACGGGTGGTCTTCTCGTCGTTCGAGGTCACGGTGAAGGGCACCGCGCTTGAGGCCGTGGCCCGCGGCGAAGCCTTCGACCCCGACCGGCACCGGGGCGGGATGGAGATCAAGGGAGTTTCCTACTCCGGGCTCAGGATCTTCCGTGACGGGGAAGAATTTTGTAGTGAGATACTCTTTGATGTGTGAGGTGTGCTGATGCTTGCGGGGATTGAGAGGATCGATGAGGTTGAGTGGGAAGTACCGATTGGTTACGTCCCTGGCATGCGGGTTCCAGGCCGTTTTTTTCTCTCGGAAGACCTATCCGAAACCCTTGAGGCCGGGGCCGTCCAGCAGCTGGCAAACGTGGCCGTCCTTCCCGGGATCGTGCGCTATTCCCTTGCCATGCCTGATATCCATTCGGGATACGGTTTTCCCATCGGAGGGGTCGCGGCATTCGAGCAGGAGACCGGGGTGATCTCGCCGGGGGGCGTCGGCTACGACATCAACTGCGGTGTGCGCCTGATCGCCACCCCGCTGACGCCTGACGACATTACAAATCCCCGCGCCCTGATCGAAGCGCTGTTTACCACCGTGCCGACAGGGGTGGGTGCGGAGAGCGAGATGCGCATATCCCCGCACGACCTCGAGGAGATCATGGTCGAGGGCGTCGACTGGGCGGTTGCCGCAGGCTACGGCACCGAAAAGGACGCCGCCCACTGCGAAGAGGGGGGGAAGATGCCGGACGCACATGTTGCGCCGGTATCGAAAAAAGCCTGCCAGCGGGGAATGCCCCAGGCCGGGACCCTCGGATCGGGCAACCATTTCCTTGAGATCCAGACGGTGGACGCCGTCTATGACAACGAAGCGGCGCAGACCTTCGGCCTGAGCGCAGGGCAGGTCTGCTTCATGATCCACTGCGGTTCACGCGGCCTTGGCCACCAGATCTGCACCGACCACCTCCGGACGCTTGAGTCGGCCACGCGGCGATACGGGATCGAGATCCCTGACCGGCAACTCGCCTGCGCCCCGTTGCATTCGCCTGAAGGAGAGGCGTACTTCGGGGCGATGGCGGCGGCCGCAAACTATGCGTGGGTGAACCGGCAGGTGATCACCCACCAGGTCAGGACGGTGCTGAACCGGATGTACGGGATCGACTACGAGGAGATGCCGCTGGTGTACGACGTCGCCCATAACGTGGCCAAGATGGAGAGGCACACCACCGATAAAGGTCGCCAGACACTCTGTGTCCACCGGAAAGGGGCGACACGGGCGTTCGGGCCGGGCTGCCCTGAGGTCCCGCAGGACTACCGCGCCGTCGGCCAGCCGGTGATCATACCCGGGAGCATGGGAAGTGCGTCCTATGTCCTTCATGGGACGACGACCGCCATGGAAAAGACCTTCGGAAGCACCTGCCACGGGGCTGGCAGGGTGATGAGCCGGACGAAAGCAAAAAAGGCGACGCCGGGCAGCGAGGTCAGGAAAGAATTGCTGAAACAGGGGATCATCGTCAGGGCGACGAGCGACGCCTCAATCGCAGAAGAGGCCCCTGATGCCTACAAGGAGAGTTACAAGGTGGTGGATGTGGTGCGGCGCGCCGGCCTCTCGCTGCCGGTGGTGCGCCTCCGCCCGATCGGGGTGATCAAGGGATGATAGCAAAGGCAGCGATCCTCTGGGACGAGCCCGGGACCTTCAACCGGTTTGTGAACGAGTGTTGCGGGATCTGCTGCGATCACGTCAACCAGCACCTGATCGCCTCCCCCTTCTATCGAGGGCGCTATGTGGCGCTGGTCGTCCCGACGGGGTTTGGAAACCCGCGCTATTGCCGCCTGCTCCCGGGCCTGCGGGCGGCGGCCCCGCGGATCAGACGATTTGTCGAGAACGGCGGGCGTCTCCTGG
Above is a window of Methanofollis tationis DNA encoding:
- a CDS encoding DUF2551 domain-containing protein, which codes for MRSPADFKKEIEARLKKYLSRDSTGIRHEVLAFFVRIKSATIPER
- a CDS encoding IS256 family transposase yields the protein MDPLALIEDYLSDNENGMKTLITWFLNQVMLLEALHQAGAEQYERTDARKAHRNGYKKRSLKTRYGETILQKPQFREFPFETQVFGRYSRVEKALENAIFESYLQGVSTRRIQEIVAHFGIEQLSPASVSRIAKDLDEQVHAFLQRPIEQEIPYLFVDASYYKVREGPRYITKALLVIAGVRMDGYREILGARITDCENEMFWSGLFEDLKERGLVGVKMVVSDGHAGIQKAAEAAFLGASWQMCSVHCTRAVLKNIPRKHQKEVAESLKEAYGDEERLQQLADDLNERGYRKAANTIERFIPGLMSYTAFPKEHAKRIRTTNMMERVNKELKRRTKVVGAFPNEESLLRLAGSILMDINEEWVTGRRYLTMEGE
- a CDS encoding DUF2551 domain-containing protein gives rise to the protein MDSGPNYFYRKFVTLSPELYTRLSETFAISYHSVASMVGIIASRMGILHVKRDMDGANAVYQIKEDYVCMVARLLKCG
- a CDS encoding archease gives rise to the protein MPFEELPHQADVRVRVTADSCDALFAEAARAMFSIMYVACEEGGIERRVSVSAPDMPQMMVDFLSELLFIAEVERVVFSSFEVTVKGTALEAVARGEAFDPDRHRGGMEIKGVSYSGLRIFRDGEEFCSEILFDV
- a CDS encoding RtcB family protein, whose product is MLAGIERIDEVEWEVPIGYVPGMRVPGRFFLSEDLSETLEAGAVQQLANVAVLPGIVRYSLAMPDIHSGYGFPIGGVAAFEQETGVISPGGVGYDINCGVRLIATPLTPDDITNPRALIEALFTTVPTGVGAESEMRISPHDLEEIMVEGVDWAVAAGYGTEKDAAHCEEGGKMPDAHVAPVSKKACQRGMPQAGTLGSGNHFLEIQTVDAVYDNEAAQTFGLSAGQVCFMIHCGSRGLGHQICTDHLRTLESATRRYGIEIPDRQLACAPLHSPEGEAYFGAMAAAANYAWVNRQVITHQVRTVLNRMYGIDYEEMPLVYDVAHNVAKMERHTTDKGRQTLCVHRKGATRAFGPGCPEVPQDYRAVGQPVIIPGSMGSASYVLHGTTTAMEKTFGSTCHGAGRVMSRTKAKKATPGSEVRKELLKQGIIVRATSDASIAEEAPDAYKESYKVVDVVRRAGLSLPVVRLRPIGVIKG